From Nicotiana tabacum cultivar K326 chromosome 20, ASM71507v2, whole genome shotgun sequence, one genomic window encodes:
- the LOC107824494 gene encoding fructose-bisphosphate aldolase 3, chloroplastic, with translation MAASSSLLKLNASSSSWIGQQSFDQRSGSSCRLPSSTRRVNVIRAGSYTDELLKTAKTIASPGRGILAIDESNATCGKRLASIGLDNTEANRQAYRQLLLTTPGLGDYISGAILFEETLYQSTTDGKKMVDCLRDQNIVPGIKVDKGLVPLPGSNDESWCQGLDGLASRSAEYYKQGARFAKWRTVVSIPCGPSALAVKEAAWGLARYAAISQDNGLVPIVEPEILLDGDHPIERTLEVAERVWAEVFYYLAENNVVFEGILLKPSMVTPGAEHKEKSSPDTIAKYTLKMLKRRVPPAVPGIMFLSGGQSEVEATLNLNAMNQSPNPWHVSFSYARALQNTVLKTWQGRPENVDAAQKALLIRAKANSLAQLGKYSAAGESEEAKKGMFVKGYTY, from the exons ATGGCAGCAAGTTCCAGTCTGTTGAAGCTAAACGCCTCTTCATCTTCATGGATCGGTCAACAATCGTTTGATCAACGGTCCGGATCTTCCTGTCGTTTGCCTTCTTCTACTCGCCGTGTTAATGTTATCCGCGCCGGATCTTACACCGATGAGCTCCTCAAAACCGCC AAAACTATTGCATCTCCTGGAAGGGGCATTCTTGCCATTGATGAATCAAACGCAACGTGCGGAAAGAGACTGGCCTCAATTGGTCTGGACAATACAGAAGCAAACAGACAAGCTTACCGTCAACTCTTGTTGACCACTCCCGGCCTAGGTGATTACATTTCTGGTGCCATTCTATTTGAGGAGACACTTTATCAGTCAACTACCGATGGGAAGAAGATGGTTGACTGCTTGCGCGATCAGAATATTGTACCTGGGATCAAAGTTGACAAG GGTTTGGTACCCCTACCAGGATCCAATGATGAATCTTGGTGCCAAGGGCTGGATGGATTGGCTTCTAGGTCTGCTGAATACTACAAGCAAGGGGCCCGTTTTGCCAAGTG gagAACAGTTGTTAGCATTCCTTGCGGTCCTTCTGCTTTAGCGGTAAAAGAAGCAGCCTGGGGTCTTGCTCGATACGCTGCTATCTCTCAG GACAATGGTCTAGTGCCAATCGTGGAGCCTGAGATTCTTCTTGATGGAGACCACCCAATAGAAAGAACACTTGAAGTTGCTGAACGTGTTTGGGCAGAAGTCTTCTACTACCTTGCAGAAAACAATGTTGTTTTCGAAGGAATTCTGCTAAAACCTAGCATGGTTACTCCTGGGGCTGAACACAAAGAGAAGTCTTCTCCAGACACTATTGCTAAGTACACACTCAAAATGCTGAAAAGGAGAGTTCCTCCTGCTGTTCCAGGAATCATG TTCCTCTCGGGGGGACAATCCGAAGTGGAAGCGACACTCAACCTCAACGCCATGAACCAGAGCCCCAACCCATGGCATGTGTCCTTCTCTTATGCACGTGCACTCCAGAACACCGTGCTTAAGACATGGCAAGGTCGTCCTGAGAATGTAGATGCTGCACAAAAGGCACTCTTGATTCGTGCAAAAGCAAACTCCTTGGCTCAGCTTGGAAAATACTCTGCAGCAGGTGAAAGTGAGGAAGCTAAGAAAGGAATGTTTGTTAAGGGCTACACCTACTAA
- the LOC107792850 gene encoding 2-oxoglutarate and iron-dependent oxygenase domain-containing protein CP2, with protein sequence MSQDGSAAATMDRKKDSQSTTNPTRNGNGNGNGGTATNGAVYPSLNSLRLRLNPSIDHKSDNYEDLQLDFSPLLFSSLERYLPPTLLNSSRDHKVHYMREILLKYCPEGERTRVQKHREYRQKIISNYQPLHRELYTMHAANFFVPSFLKAISENTEESYRNIMSEPSPGVLTFEMLQPRFCEMMLAEVENFERWVRETKFRIMRPNTMNKFGAVLDDFGLETMLDKLMEDFIRPISRVFFTEVGGSTLDSHHGFVVEYGMDRDVDLGFHVDDSEVTLNVCLGKQFSGGELFFRGVRCEKHVNTETQPEEIFDYSHVTGRAVLHRGRHRHGARATTSGQRINLLLWCRSSVFRELRKYQKDFSGWCAECQREKKERQRLSIAATKLELLKREGEAAT encoded by the exons ATGTCTCAAGATGGCTCAGCAGCAGCAACAATGGATCGGAAGAAGGATTCTCAATCAACAACAAACCCTACCCGAAATGGTAACGGTAACGGTAACGGCGGAACAGCAACAAACGGCGCCGTTTACCCGTCACTCAATTCTCTGAGGTTGCGTTTAAACCCTAGTATTGATCACAAGTCGGATAATTATGAAGATCTTCAATTGGATTTTAGTCCATTGTTATTTAGCTCGCTCGAACGGTACCTTCCGCCTACTCTCCTCAATTCGTCACGTGACCATAAAGTTCATTACATGCGGGAAATTCTCCTTAAGTATTGTCCTGAAGGTGAACGTACACGT GTGCAGAAGCATAGGGAATACCGACAGAAGATTATATCAAACTATCAG CCTCTACACAGGGAGTTATATACCATGCATGCTGCGAATTTTTTTGTGCCATCATTTCTTAAGGCAATTAGCGAGAACACAGAGGAAAGTTACAGAAACATAATGTCGGAACCCTCTCCTGGAGTTTTAACATTTGAAATGCTTCAACCACGATTTTGTGAGATGATGTTGGCTGAG GTAGAAAACTTTGAAAGGTGGGTCCGCGAGACAAAGTTCAGAATAATGCGTCCCAATACAATGAACAAATTTGGTGCCGTTCTTGATGACTTTGGCCTCGAAACTATGCTTGACAAGTTGATGGAAGATTTCATTCGTCCCATTTCAAGAG TTTTCTTTACTGAAGTTGGTGGATCCACACTTGATAGCCATCACGGTTTTGTTGTCGAGTATGGGATGGATAGAGATGTTGACTTGG GTTTTCATGTTGATGACTCAGAAGTAACTTTAAATGTGTGCTTGGGTAAGCAATTCTCTGGTGGAGAGCTGTTCTTCCGTGGAGTGCGGTGTGAGAAGCATGTAAATACTGAAACACAACCTGAG GAGATCTTTGATTACTCCCATGTCACGGGGCGTGCAGTGCTTCATCGTGGTCGCCATCGGCATGGTGCTAGAGCAACAACATCGGGGCAGAGGATCAACTTGTTGTTGTGGTGCAGAAG TTCTGTCTTTAGAGAGCTAAGGAAGTACCAGAAAGACTTTTCCGGCTGGTGTGCAGAGTGCCAGCGCGAGAAGAAGGAAAGGCAACGACTGTCCATTGCTGCTACTAAATTG GAGCTGCTGAAAAGAGAAGGGGAAGCTGCTACATAG
- the LOC107792848 gene encoding DNA replication complex GINS protein PSF3 isoform X2, producing the protein MANYYDIDDILAEEELVPAVFLQTANEVGIFDCADETNKVEAGTQVEMPFWLAQELYVRQAVSIKVPPYFDTKAKTRNEIGADAAHVDLRSLCPYFYNFGCKIARLIGEKTIGPLLLVAFRTRYREVLIKAHTAASIVVPKNLTLLTKEETKLYEAGQSSTAAFKKWRMGGPRLQKASVLGRKRKPVE; encoded by the exons ATTGATGATATATTAGCTGAAGAAGAG CTTGTTCCAGCTGTGTTCTTGCAAACAGCTAATGAAGTTGGGATTTTTGATTGTGCTGATGAAACTAACAAG GTGGAAGCTGGCACACAAGTAGAAATGCCCTTTTGGCTTGCCCAGGAGCTATACGTGAGACAGGCCGTGTCGATTAAAGTTCCTCCATACTTTGATACCAA AGCCAAAACGAGGAATGAGATAGGAGCTGACGCAGCACATGTGGATCTGAGAAGTTTATGCCCCTACTTTTATAATTTTGGATGCAAGATAGCACGCCT GATTGGTGAGAAGACCATTGGACCTCTACTTCTAGTTGCATTTCGAACAAGATACAGAGAAGTCCTCATCAAGGCTCATACTGCAGCGTCAATTGTGGTTCCCAAGAACTTGACTCTTCTGACAAAAGAAGAGACTAAAT TGTATGAAGCTGGTCAGTCATCAACAGCAGCATTTAAGAAGTGGCGAATGGGAGGTCCTAGATTGCAGAAAGCTTCTGTACTTGGAAGAAAGAGGAAGCCAGTTGAATGA